In the genome of Mytilus edulis chromosome 14, xbMytEdul2.2, whole genome shotgun sequence, the window AGTAATTTCTAATTATTCCAATTTATATTTCAGTATTAGATTTTATTCTAATCCTTTTCTTAATATACAAAAACAGAATAGCTATACAGAAacgcaaatctatatttagaatttAAAGGTCGAGACAACTCAGTTCCAGTAAGGActgtttgattcattctcttGGGCACAGAATAAATTTTATCGTATAAAATCACATGCAAGGTTTTCTAGAAGCAGTGAAAtcgtaataaaataaaagataacgGTTTTTATCACTGATATGCAATTTTGTTTCTCTATTTTTATCATGATACATACAATAATCTCATGCATTAAATGAAACCTCCCAAACAGCACCAACGGTTGTGTAacgtaccaaccgtacctgatacgtagcaaatctggaaacctctattaagcgaattataagcgagtgatggaacgaattaaacaaggttaTAGTATGCTCCGAAACGAtatacaccctgcttacatgtttaactccaccacattatgttagtatgtgcctgtccctagacaagagcctgaaattaagtagttatcgttttgttttgtgttacatatttccgttttttttttgtatatgaaatacggccgtcagttttgttgattgaattgtatgaggttgtcatgtctgggccgtTTATatgtgactacacggtttgggctatgctcattgttgaaggccgtgcagtgaactatagttgataatttctgtgtcattttggtctaatgtggagtgttgtctcattggcaatcataccacatcttcttttttatgcaagcgctaacacggtgatttcatcccgtcgaaccaagatccatcttcaaacatacggacataaagcagttaaaaggtagaacgtataaaaaacaagtaaggaacaattgcgtatcgaacatgaagtaaaaggatcggttgagcacaaacacatataaataggtcataaaaagataattttatctcaacaaatttagaactattaccatatgtaagagtATTAACAACTaaatttgtaattgctagcaataacggatggcacccttccccctattaccaggtgagcggcagtcattttgacaattccaaagtcaaagagagcatctacagatgtctagtaacatttttgcaaagtttcattaagtttgaacattttgaaatttttgaaatttttgctgtttccatggttacggcggccattttgaaaattctaacttcaaaatccaactctgcctatgccagttaccattcctgtaaagtttcatccagtttactcaaaattcttatttttgaaacttttttgcattgtttccatggtaacaagacctattttggaaattccaactccaatgttgctcatcattactgtgaagtttcatgaagttttgagtattttgagaattttgaaaattttggtgtagtttccatggcaacatagtagttccaatgatcgccaaaatcatccaagacctatatatagtgggcacctacattgttttaaaatatgatgattctgagttgaagcatatccaaacagttcaccaaaaaccaaaaactgatttttttcaccattgtgccgtttccatggtaacggcagccatattaaactattccatgccataattaaaaagggggaaggatattaaaaatcaaataagtaacgaatatgtaactaatagggaatagggaataggtaatgaataggtaacgaatagggaatagggaataggtaacgaataggcaaggAATAGGGAAAAggggaataggtaacaaataggtaacgaatagggaatagggaatagttaacgaataggtaacgaatagggaatagggaataggtaacgaataggcaacgaatagggatagggaataggtaacgaataggtaacgaatagggaatagggaataggtaacgaataggtaacgaatagggaatagggaataggtaacgaatagggaatagggaataggtaatcAACTTGACgcctatatacatgatataagtatCTTCTCAAAAATAATAACAGATATGAGGTATAAGTTaatgagacagcaaaccaacagTAGATAACACTTTAATAGGCactttttctatgttgtgatcttatgctattgtttcagaaaaagggagaaggtttaaaacgtttaatcctgctgcgaatgtttgcacctgtcctaagtcaggaatctgatgtacagtagttgccgtttgtatatgtaatttatatgtgtttctcgtttctccttAGTATCTAAGATCTACCTCAACATCTATTtcttaaaaaagaaatagaaaaaaaaccaacattcaCGACTAGTTCTTTGATTTCAAGTAAATAATACGTAATACATGATGAATTTGGTCACTTTTATGTAGGGCTCTTAATTCAACTCAATATTTAAACAGTAACAGACTTTGCAAAGAAATATTGAACCTGAAATTGGCTGAAATATGTActgatattcatttgcatatggtcgatttctatcaCACGCATCTCATGTATATTGTTTTCTCATatagacatttttattttgttattttatctttCAACCAAATTTAAGATATAGGGATCATAATTCAAGAAACATGTAACATCTTTTTTAATTACCGTTACGAATACAATAAGTGTCAAATGTATATATTCAAACATAAAAGCATAGTGTTAACATTAAAATACAATACTTATGGTTAACAATTGAATATATCCCTAACAAAAAGTATAATTCTAAACGTTGCTATCACAACCAAACCTTCCATTCGTATTGTCTAACTTTGATATGTGGTCCTCTGACGATAACGATCCCGTACGACTGACGGGTACAATCTTGTTTTCTCTTAACCTGTGCTTTTTCTTCTTGCCTTTACTTAAATTATGGTCTGTCCTTACTGTTTTCTGTTTATCTATATTATTCAATTTGTTCATCCTGTGTTGCAATGAATCATCCGTTAACGGTTCTTTCACAAAGTCGTTCAGATGAGTGACCTTTCTGACATGCACCTGTGCCTGCACACGTTCCTTCTCTCGTTCTTCAGTGTTCTTGAATATTCTATGTATTCTCACAAACGGTGTGGATGGCGATGGTTGGATTAAAAAATCAGTAAGTTTTGAGTTTCTCTTATCCCTGTGAGTGACATCACTCTTCCAAAGTTCGGTCGTTGCACAGATATGAACAAGAGTTGTCAATCTGTGATACAACATACATACAAATTGAAGCAACAACAACGTGCCAAAAACGGCCATGAAAAGTATTGCAATTGGAACCAGTTGGATTGTACCTCCACTGCAATCAATTTCTTTAGACAAAGTATCACTGGAAGCGTTTACTTGCGTTAAAGCGAACATCACAGATACCAGAATAGCGTTAAGTAGATATACGTAGAAGCATACTCTGTTTCTTAATTCAATTAACTGTAATTTCTTTTTCCTAATCTCCCGAAGGTCAACATATTTgggttttaaatatttctttatatacCTTTTCCAAAACTTTTGTTCTCGTTTTGGAATCTTTAGAACAGAGTGGTCTAGTCTCAATTCCCACTCGTCTCGGCTGGCATGATCAActgtaaaattaatgtttaaagTAGTAGATATGATATCATGTTtttcttagacatgttagaaacTATCAAGAATAGATGGGAAGGTACCAAATGATACTACAGAGCACAGAATAAACATTAAAAACACACAACTTATACAAAATACCAAGTTGATAGGCTTTAAAAACGCAGCACacattttttgacattgtttttattttaccaaataatTATTAGTCACCTTAGAACTATTAATTGTGTTTGACACATTTCTTTATGGTTAGAAAAAAGTCAATACCTGTCTTACCTGATGTCATTGAACATATTGGATTTTTTAAGTTGCATACGGTTGCGAGACATTTTTACGACTACAACGTTTACGTCAACTGCGTATCAAATCGACAAATTCCATGGCAAACACATTcattaaaaaatgtttcaaatttacTGAAATGCCACAGAACGACTGCAGCAAAACATTTACAGCACTAACGTTAAAACCACCTAATTGCTAAAACACTGTAATGCATGGGACAGAGACAAAaatcagaaaaagaaaacaaaactcgAACTCAACAgaattttttacaataattttgcCGGTTATAAGCAGATATTGCATTCGGTATTGAATCATTCATTGATAAAGGGTAAACCAGGGATTTAGTGAAAATCATATGAACTGAATTCTAAAAAATGAGGCCACTAGTTCAACTTTTATACTGAAAACTTTATGTCAGACAATAAAGTAATGGAAAAAATATAGGGTTTGACATtccttcttttcaaaatttcaaaatcaaaataaaaaagaatacaagTCACCCAGTGTTACGGTTTTAAAGTCTGTAAGTATACATTGAACGAATATAAATTCAGGATTTTGAACAAAAGACACGCATCCATGGTTCTTTAGCAAGGCATGATATGGCAACAATTTCAAGGATCTAAAATCGCTTTTAAAAAACACTTTTGATGAGTTGACAACGTTTACATAATTCCGAAAACACTTGCAAGGATATACAAACGCTTGCACTGATCTGACAGTCTTTTGAAGGATCTGACAACGCTTTCAAGGACCTGCCAACGCTGTCAATGTTCTTAAAAAGATAACATGAATCTGAAAACATAAACACGAATCTTAAAACACTTTTACGGGTTTGACAACGTTTCAAATGATTTTACAACGTTCCAAATGATTTGAAAAAGCTTTGAAAGATCTGACAAGGTTGATGATCTGACAAGGCTGTCAAGTAACTGTTATATATTTTAAGGATCTGACCACGTCCAGAATCTGACAAAGCTCTCCACGATCTGACAACGCTTTCAAAGATCTGACAACGTTCAGAATATGAAAACGCTTCTGTGGATCTAACAACGCTTCAAAGCATCTGACAAATCATTATAGGAACTGATAACGATGATCTTTAAAACTGTGATCCTTAAAACGTTTAGGATCTGACAACACTTTCAAAAATCTTGCAGTTCTAACCACAGGAGCTTGATGTGTTAGATTAATTATTGGATGCATACATACATCGAATTCATTTTACATACTTTTTATGTATGTATTATGATCGATTTCCTAATTGCCCAAGCGTGGCCTAAATTTCAGtctgtttaactttaaaaaaaatctacatagaTTTATAACATTCATCAAATTACATTGTTAAGGGATATCTGTTAAATTGATACTTGgcatttttctttttctctctTTTGGGTTTGTACAATTTTAGGtgtttatatttttacaattgacatgaatatcaatcatgtgtttataaaacttaaaatttttcgaaaaactaaggatttgttTTTTCCAGGCATATAATACctaagccatatttggcacaactttttggaaattgaGATCcccaatactcttcaactttgtacttgtttggctttataaatatttcgatttgaacgtcactgatgagtcttatgtagacgaaacgcgcgtctggcgtactaaattataaccctggtacttttgataactactgTACCTGTTGCTACATCCTTATCTTTGTTTATCCTCTCTTTAGTGTTGATAATTTCTCTTACGTCTTTTACTTCATCATTTTTATTAGAGTCTGGGAAATCGTCTTTTTTGTAATCATTTGTTTCACAAAACATGCAACTAAAAggatatataacaaaaaaacatttatcaataaatgtcttTGAAGAAGAACATTTCATCCACAGGTGCACTCTTAATCAATGTTGTGCTCttgttttttgaaaaacaaaaatatcaaaatattaaaagaaatcaTAAACACgaatatatgtacaatgtaacaatttattttatatttttatttggtacATGACCATTACCGAAACACCTTTATATAGTATACACACAACAATTCTACTACAATCATGCAGTTGTGAATTTctgaaaaaatatggaaataaatgcaGAAGAATGTATTCCATAATCGGCAATATTTATCATACACTGAGTTTACCAGCTATTAATTACTCTAAATGTATGCACATatgaaattgattttaaaaacaaaggaTTATGATAAGATATACGGGATTGGTCCTGGACCcgattgattttaacattttttcagaAAGTAAAACATAGAATAGTATTTGATTTCACATTAACGTCATTCGTTATCAAAGTTTGCTATATTGTAATTTTGCTCAACCATGATGTGTTAATTATTCAGCCACATCCATCATGTTATGTGTCCATAAGGCAGGAACGTGTAGTGCATGCAGTTGTTGACGTCTACAAGTATATATACGTTTggtattcgttcattgtttttataataaattcggcctttagttttctcttttgaactgTTTCACTTGTTGTTATTCCGTTTCCTGGGATATTTTATTACACGgtataatgtttttttcacatccctATCGATAAGCTTTTGTTGGATAGTTGAATACATGAGAATTAATCAACATCAAGATTTGAATTATTAGAATGAAAACTACGGATTTTGAACTTTGTTTTATTCGAGCAATGATATTTCATAGACGAAATACTCGTCTGGCATACAATATTAAAGGTCTGACATCTGTTTTTTGACAGTTTTAATTTGGAATCAGCTTCATTAATAATACCTAAAACATgttctttgtgaaataaaatatCCCTTTCCCTCTTTTTCTAGTTCAATTGTTTTGTCTGGTTTCGTGTTGTCAGATGTCTGTTTTGTTTCAATTGCGCCCAGTTGTACTATGTGAAGATTACCAATGGAATACAGAAACATTAACATGGACATAGATGGTATAGCCACAAAATACAACAGCCCAGGTATGATACAGAAAAATTCCTGTAAAagtaaagaataataataaagcaTGTAATCATTGTTCTATTGCGGCTCGTTTAATAGTACACGAAACCGAATTAAGTAAATCTATAAACATAAGGAAATGTAGatatgtttcaaataaaaaacatatgcagttaagaaaaataatcatgataatttgatttattataatttgaaatcaattttccCTGACTTCGTGTTATCCCGGGATTCCTGAATTCCAATATCCGacgaatttcaaatttttgatagACATTGATGCTGACTATGGCTTCAACGAATATTAATAAATCCACAGTTTTATGCTGATATGGAATTTTCTATAGTTCATTTATAGTACATAAGCCAAATACTAAGCGTGACAATGTTAGTAAAGTATGAGGGAAGAACAAATCTTCAAatctgtttatgtttttttttgtctgattCTGGTTGAGAAgaacaaatataaacatgtacTTGCAATCAGGTATGCCATTTCACGTGTCTTCGAATGTTTGTGGAAAACTCATAGTGTCTTGAGATTAAAAATGACAATACAAACCAATACAAACGCTTCGCCTTTTTAGTTTGGAGGTCTGTTAATCGATTTAAAAAGTCTTAAatgatgttttgaaatattttattacttCTTTTACAGTACATTACATACCTTTGGATGAACTAAAGCCGAAACCACAAATACACTTGGCACTAATAGAACACAAATGGTCGTTATAGAACACAGTCCTTCATCTATCGCTTCTTTTACTACACCAATCAGTACAATTATCATCACAATAACGTAAATAGAGGATAAAACAGCGGCCACTTTGAGCTTAATAAAATATGATATGCATAACTATAAGCATAAGTAAaccttatcaatataaaaaacgcATGACATTATCTTTTATAAAGAATACACAATAACAATTGTCACattaatcaaacatttttgtatacaaaaaaatcataattaaaaattACCTTTTCCGCTTTTAAACCTACTAGTAAGGATATCAGAAATTCATGTTTCAAACGGCAACTATTTGTCCTCAGACGTTTCACGAACGCATTTGAGAATCGGTTCAAAAAGACTAGGAATATGGTTCATTTGTTGTAATCACATTCTAGATCAACTTTCCTTGGTTATGTGATCATCTCGTAAATTGATTTTGCATGATGTGATAAGCATTACATGGGGATAATGTAGAGTAGCACTAGTGCAGCTGATATGCTTTTTCTAAAAAGCTTCTAGGTTAAGGATTTGAATGCACTCACTAAACATACGACTTTGTTATTCATGTTATATATATCTTTCGTAAAACGTATCATCtgtatattcttttttttgtgtCGGTGCAATAAACCGAAAGAAAGTTTCAGGTGGTTGAACGATACCATTTTCCGTAAGATTATCCAACCTCAAATGACTAAGTACAATTATGCAAAATTAGACAAATATTAAGGAGTAATTTGCAAAATGTATCCCGCaaataacaaattaacaaattctACTTGAAGCTTTTAGAGTACCTTATTACAAATCATATTGCATTATTATTTGTTAAAACAATACTGTTGATCAACCCAATCAATGCTTGAAGTATCAGAACTGTTACACTGTTCGTATTTTCATCCTCAACATAATCATTGATTCGTAAATATCAGTTTAGGCAGCCAAGTTTTCTAGTTTGTATATctgaattttaatttctttttttgtattgGATGCATACCACGTTATTCAAATAAGAAGTCATTAACATCTATGTTTCTGCACACGACAGTTGTGTTGGCAACTATTTGAGTTTTTATGATTTGGTGTTCgatttaaaataattaatgaaatatttgattttgaaacTTTCTATAATACTTGATACAGGGTCTATCATATAGTTTAATGAATAAGCGTCATCAACAAACAGTTTTGATAATTCTCATTCGAATGTGAGGGGGAAAATGATGTCAATCAAAAacaccttttaaatatttaaacattacTTGTCTGTTAATTTCTCTGCTTAAAGGttaaattgtttgaatatattaaTTTATTACAAATAACTCAGAAGAGGCAATAAAGAAGGGCACCAGTGGTAAAacttacatttttaaaagattatttattcattctttattttattatttttagaattCTAAGGTTTACCTTCAATTCCAAAAAGATACTCAACAATTAATAATTAGAATTATGTATTTATGCATAACATTTGGAAATTATTTCTCATAAGAACTTAccagaaatatttgaaattactGAATTTTCATTATTCACaatacaaactgataaacaaaCCTGTCTTTGAGATGACGCATACAGAGTCATTAGCAGAAACAATCCGACAGGAAACAAATTTAGGAGAAGGGACACATATGGTGGTATGGCATCAAATCCAACAATTATCGCTCCCACGATCATCATGAATATTATCCCCGGTGTTAATAACATGGATATAAACAAAAACACCAGGTAAACAATATACAGAAATGAAATATTCTTGTTTATCTTGGTGACCTTTTTCCAGTCAAGTATGATATCGAGTATATAAGCCATTGTAAAAGGTATCCATCTGCGACGTTGGTTGTAAAATTCATAAAACCCTTCCGGTGCAAAGGTGTATGCGTCTGATTCTGCGCAGTACTCTACTTTCCATCCTTGTTTTATCAGTAACGTACATAACAATCGGTCTCCACCTAAAATCATTGGAACAATTTATTTACTTAGTAGATTATGTCTACCGCCAATTGTTCCATCAAGGTGATACCTAACACTACAAGGGGCTAATACGTTGTGTTgcaaaggaaatattaagcttcttaatgatcaaaattggtgtcaaactgctatataaccagtgtaatttttctgacagaACGGTTGCttcaaaaatgtttatatttttatattttgttaaaggCTCAAAGTTAATTCatagtcaaaattttatgaaaattaaacgagccaaattaattttagtgaaagtgttgtgTACCACCTTAAATGCAACGCAGAAACCACTGAGAGCCAAAACAATAATTCTGTTTAAGCTGATTATGTATTGCTTAACCTGAAGTTTTCTGTGAAAGTTTGCTGATTGGTTGTTTTCTTTTCTCTATGGCTGATATTATGCTGTTGTACGATTTTCATCGGTGAAAGAATTTTGATTCTCCTGATAAacataatttaatatataatttgttgTAATAAATATTTCAACACACATAGTGCAGTGCTGTCGAATCTTTGAATGTAACTAATTGCACTAAAATAAAGATtgcaaatcaaatatatatatatatatcaattcaaTTAGACCTTTAGTTTGTCTGTATAAGTATAACTCGCATTATTGTGCAGTCACCATAGAGTTTggaatacaaaatttattttatggGACATTAAATATTATAAGAAACAGTTATTCGCATAAGATACAAAACGCCTATTTTTTTCAACGCATTCAGATTTaggaaaatttaaagaaaaatacgtATCTTGTCCTAACAGTATGACATACACACTAGAAGTTTTCACATTGTGTTACATAACTCTCAGAAGGAAAAGTTTCGCATTTTCGTCTCAttacattgaaattaaaaatctgCAATTTTAAATTGGCGTATTACTTTGATCATATTGAACAAAACGTGGATCTTCATTTGCAATTGTAGTGTACTTTTGTAAAACCTCTGGCTGCATTAGAGCGGAGCCTCTGAACAAACTAAAGCATCCTGTACTGTATAATACGCCACCAATTACATGTTCGGCTGCTTTTTGGAACCAGTGACTGATAGCATATTCAAACTTCTGATACCATATTATTGGTCCTAGAATAAATTCAAAATCCTGTAAACAATAATGCGAACTTGTTTTATCAAATGATGTTCAGACAATGCGAAGGATACGATGGTACGTTCACTTGTTCTAGATCTGGAAAGtacttcaataaataaaagaactgcatcaaattaaaataaatgaaatacaatatagTGAAATACATTTATGTCCTTAACTTCCTTTTGAACCGACTTAAGTTCTCGCGTTTATGTCAACTCAAAATCAAACTACTTTCGACACTGTTTTCCTTTGAAACATTAttgacaaata includes:
- the LOC139502903 gene encoding chitin synthase chs-2-like, yielding MFRTPYGAIIEWILPGENKMVAHLKDKTKVRQGKRWSQVMYMYYISQWRIQKKYGELGEQAALDNTFLLALDGDVDFEPEAVVRLIRRMNKSKIVGAACGRIHPIGSGPIIWYQKFEYAISHWFQKAAEHVIGGVLYSTGCFSLFRGSALMQPEVLQKYTTIANEDPRFVQYDQSGDRLLCTLLIKQGWKVEYCAESDAYTFAPEGFYEFYNQRRRWIPFTMAYILDIILDWKKVTKINKNISFLYIVYLVFLFISMLLTPGIIFMMIVGAIIVGFDAIPPYVSLLLNLFPVGLFLLMTLYASSQRQLKVAAVLSSIYVIVMIIVLIGVVKEAIDEGLCSITTICVLLVPSVFVVSALVHPKEFFCIIPGLLYFVAIPSMSMLMFLYSIGNLHIVQLGAIETKQTSDNTKPDKTIELEKEGKGYFISQRTCFSCMFCETNDYKKDDFPDSNKNDEVKDVREIINTKERINKDKDVATVDHASRDEWELRLDHSVLKIPKREQKFWKRYIKKYLKPKYVDLREIRKKKLQLIELRNRVCFYVYLLNAILVSVMFALTQVNASSDTLSKEIDCSGGTIQLVPIAILFMAVFGTLLLLQFVCMLYHRLTTLVHICATTELWKSDVTHRDKRNSKLTDFLIQPSPSTPFVRIHRIFKNTEEREKERVQAQVHVRKVTHLNDFVKEPLTDDSLQHRMNKLNNIDKQKTVRTDHNLSKGKKKKHRLRENKIVPVSRTGSLSSEDHISKLDNTNGRFGCDSNV